From the genome of Variovorax sp. RA8, one region includes:
- a CDS encoding enoyl-CoA hydratase/isomerase family protein, producing MTSGIRFEISSGEARMTLCRPETGNALRLDDIVAASQWIVDLARAAPNVKVLRLCAEGETFCAGRAVEPGAPRGQHPESTRRGLVDPILDLYRALHSADVVSVAQVQGDAHGLGCALIAACDLAVVASTAKFSLPEMHKDLPPTLALSAVLPSMHLKTAASLVLGAATIDGRGAVAAGLAGEVVDAENLGARVDAVVRHLVARHPVALKTVKRYLRAAGAPDHQTNAELAASLLSGAMSDIRADQHKNG from the coding sequence ATGACCAGCGGAATCCGCTTCGAAATCTCCTCAGGCGAGGCGCGCATGACCTTGTGCCGCCCGGAGACCGGGAATGCGCTCCGGCTCGATGACATCGTGGCAGCGAGCCAATGGATCGTCGACCTCGCGCGGGCAGCACCCAACGTGAAAGTTCTGAGGCTCTGCGCCGAAGGTGAGACTTTCTGCGCCGGCCGCGCGGTCGAACCTGGAGCCCCCCGTGGACAACACCCTGAATCCACGCGCCGAGGACTGGTGGACCCGATTCTCGATCTCTATCGAGCACTGCACAGTGCGGACGTCGTGTCCGTCGCGCAAGTGCAAGGCGACGCGCACGGCTTGGGGTGCGCCTTGATCGCAGCGTGCGACCTCGCGGTGGTGGCGTCGACCGCGAAGTTCTCGCTTCCGGAGATGCACAAGGATCTTCCGCCTACCTTGGCGCTCTCTGCCGTCTTGCCGAGCATGCATCTCAAGACAGCGGCAAGCCTGGTGCTCGGTGCAGCAACGATCGACGGCCGCGGTGCCGTTGCGGCGGGCCTGGCCGGCGAGGTTGTGGACGCGGAGAACCTTGGCGCCCGCGTCGACGCCGTCGTCAGGCATCTCGTCGCGAGGCACCCGGTTGCCCTCAAGACTGTCAAGCGCTACCTGCGGGCTGCGGGTGCGCCGGACCATCAGACCAACGCCGAACTCGCGGCAAGCCTGCTGAGTGGGGCGATGTCCGACATCCGCGCCGACCAGCACAAGAACGGCTGA
- a CDS encoding xanthine dehydrogenase family protein molybdopterin-binding subunit → MNHAARENTEHAYIGRPVRRTEDSKLLQGKGSFVDDLKIPGVLHMAVLRSPHAHARIVAIDTSQASAMEGVFMVWTEADLPPAAREPMPILVPNPAIRQLRAQRVLACGEVCAVGDPVAFVVAQNRYLAEDACDRIVVEYEELPVASNALESLKPGSPTAHLGAPDNLAAHVTMGFGDVAAAFEGQCVRVKETFWQNRGSAHPMETRGYLAELHPSTGELTVWSSGQAPHLEKKSLIELLAWDPEKLRVIMLDVGGGFGPKAMFYPEEAMVCVAACALGRPVKWIEDRREHFLTATQERDQWWTIEVAFENDGCIRGVRLEMVHDNGAWLPWGIIMPWISVTTTPGPYVIPAMSVDLQVVFTNKGPTSPVRGAGRPQAVFAMERILDRGAHRLGIDRAELRKRNFIQPKQMPYEVGFIYRDGKPMRYDSGDYPQTQAAALERADYAGFTVRQRKARAEGRFIGIGLANYVEGTGLGPFEGATVRIQQNGRISVLTGASPQGQGHKTTFAQICADQLGVPLDLIDVVTADTSAVSMGIGTFASRITVTAGNSVYLASQNVRVRILKLAAFLMSCDPELLELSNSRVTHIGEPAKSMGLAELARFSQGMPGFSLPEGMKAGLEDTQYFSPTQSTFCNGTAVVELEVDVDIGQIRILNYVMAHDCGNLINPMIVDGQIQGAVAHGIGNATLEWMQYDEQGQPITTNFGEYLLPMATDVPRVQAIHLESPSPLNPLGVKGAGEGGTIPAAAAIISAMENALQEYGVSFTHSPLVPEQVWSQLRDAQAYAGRRAGGQS, encoded by the coding sequence GTGAACCACGCCGCGAGAGAGAATACCGAACACGCCTACATCGGGCGCCCGGTGCGACGCACCGAGGACAGCAAGCTCCTCCAGGGCAAGGGCTCGTTCGTCGACGACCTGAAGATTCCCGGCGTTCTGCACATGGCAGTGCTGAGGAGCCCGCACGCGCATGCACGCATCGTCGCCATTGACACGAGCCAGGCAAGTGCGATGGAAGGAGTGTTCATGGTCTGGACCGAGGCCGACCTCCCGCCAGCCGCCAGGGAGCCAATGCCCATCCTCGTGCCGAATCCCGCGATCCGGCAGCTACGAGCGCAGCGTGTACTAGCTTGTGGGGAAGTGTGCGCGGTTGGCGATCCCGTGGCTTTCGTCGTGGCGCAAAACCGCTACCTTGCCGAGGACGCCTGTGATCGCATCGTCGTCGAGTACGAGGAGCTGCCGGTGGCATCGAACGCCCTCGAATCCCTGAAGCCGGGTTCACCGACGGCGCACCTGGGTGCGCCAGACAACCTGGCGGCCCACGTAACGATGGGTTTCGGCGACGTGGCAGCCGCATTCGAGGGACAGTGCGTTCGCGTGAAGGAGACCTTCTGGCAGAACCGCGGCTCCGCGCACCCGATGGAGACGCGCGGCTACCTCGCCGAGCTCCATCCTTCAACGGGTGAACTCACGGTATGGTCGTCCGGACAGGCTCCGCACCTCGAAAAGAAAAGCCTGATCGAGCTTCTGGCGTGGGACCCCGAAAAGCTGCGCGTGATCATGCTTGACGTAGGCGGCGGCTTCGGGCCCAAGGCGATGTTCTATCCCGAAGAGGCAATGGTGTGCGTCGCGGCCTGTGCTCTCGGGCGTCCGGTGAAGTGGATCGAAGACCGACGGGAGCACTTCCTGACTGCGACGCAGGAGCGGGACCAGTGGTGGACCATCGAAGTCGCGTTCGAGAACGATGGGTGCATCCGCGGGGTGCGGCTCGAGATGGTGCACGACAACGGCGCGTGGTTGCCATGGGGAATCATCATGCCTTGGATCTCGGTGACGACGACGCCGGGCCCCTACGTCATTCCGGCGATGTCGGTGGACCTCCAGGTGGTGTTCACCAACAAGGGACCAACGAGCCCGGTGCGCGGGGCAGGCCGGCCCCAGGCGGTCTTTGCCATGGAGCGCATTCTCGACCGCGGGGCGCATCGTCTCGGCATCGATCGGGCTGAACTCAGGAAGCGCAATTTCATCCAGCCCAAGCAGATGCCCTACGAGGTGGGCTTCATCTACCGCGACGGGAAACCCATGCGGTACGACAGCGGGGACTATCCGCAAACGCAGGCTGCCGCTCTGGAGCGCGCGGACTACGCAGGCTTCACTGTGCGCCAGAGAAAGGCACGCGCCGAGGGCCGATTCATCGGCATCGGATTGGCCAACTATGTCGAAGGCACTGGCCTCGGGCCATTCGAAGGGGCGACCGTTCGGATCCAGCAGAACGGCCGAATCTCCGTGCTCACCGGCGCATCGCCGCAGGGCCAGGGCCACAAGACGACCTTTGCACAGATTTGTGCAGACCAGCTCGGTGTGCCTCTCGACCTGATCGATGTGGTGACGGCGGACACGAGCGCGGTCTCGATGGGCATCGGGACGTTCGCGAGCCGCATCACCGTGACGGCAGGCAATTCCGTCTATCTGGCTTCGCAGAACGTTCGAGTCCGAATCTTGAAGCTCGCCGCCTTCCTGATGTCGTGCGACCCCGAGCTGCTCGAGCTGAGCAACTCGCGCGTCACGCACATCGGCGAGCCGGCGAAGAGCATGGGCCTGGCGGAGCTTGCGCGCTTTTCGCAGGGCATGCCCGGCTTCTCGCTGCCTGAAGGCATGAAGGCGGGCCTGGAGGACACGCAGTATTTCTCGCCTACCCAAAGCACATTCTGCAACGGTACGGCCGTTGTCGAATTGGAAGTGGATGTCGACATCGGTCAGATCCGGATCCTCAACTACGTCATGGCGCACGACTGCGGAAACCTGATCAATCCCATGATCGTGGACGGCCAGATCCAGGGCGCAGTCGCCCACGGTATCGGCAACGCCACTTTGGAATGGATGCAATACGACGAGCAGGGCCAGCCGATCACAACCAACTTCGGCGAGTACCTGCTTCCGATGGCGACGGACGTGCCGCGCGTGCAGGCGATTCACCTGGAATCTCCCTCGCCGCTGAACCCACTGGGTGTCAAAGGCGCCGGCGAGGGCGGGACGATCCCGGCAGCGGCTGCGATCATCAGCGCGATGGAGAACGCGCTCCAGGAATATGGCGTCTCGTTCACGCATTCGCCGCTCGTTCCCGAGCAGGTGTGGAGCCAGCTGCGCGACGCGCAAGCGTACGCCGGAAGGCGCGCAGGAGGGCAATCATGA
- a CDS encoding (2Fe-2S)-binding protein, translating to MSMHTIHCQINGKPRELNTEGRRTLGDLLRHDVGLTGTHYGCEHGVCGACTILFDGRTTRACLTLAVQADGHAITTVEGLANPDGTLSILQQAFHECHALQCGFCTPGMLATLTELIRDNPDPTEAEIRDALTGNLCRCTGYQSIVDAALLAAKRYREIGMAVSREETK from the coding sequence ATGAGCATGCACACGATCCATTGCCAGATCAACGGCAAGCCTCGCGAACTCAACACGGAGGGGCGGCGCACGCTGGGCGACCTGCTTCGCCATGATGTGGGCCTCACCGGAACGCACTACGGCTGTGAGCACGGTGTGTGCGGCGCATGCACCATCCTGTTCGACGGTCGCACGACCCGAGCCTGCCTGACTCTTGCGGTGCAGGCGGACGGTCACGCCATCACCACCGTCGAGGGCCTCGCCAACCCTGACGGCACCCTGTCCATCCTGCAGCAGGCTTTCCACGAATGCCATGCACTGCAGTGCGGCTTCTGCACGCCGGGGATGCTGGCCACGCTCACTGAGTTGATCCGCGACAACCCCGACCCGACGGAAGCGGAGATCAGGGACGCATTGACTGGAAACCTGTGTCGTTGCACCGGTTACCAATCGATCGTGGACGCAGCGCTCCTGGCCGCAAAACGCTACAGGGAAATTGGCATGGCCGTCTCACGCGAGGAGACGAAGTGA
- a CDS encoding FAD binding domain-containing protein, which translates to MKPCDFQYHAPRTVEEAIHLASTLENAKLLAGGQTLLPMMNFRFAQPEHVIDLNTVVELQGIHVTGASLQIGAMARQRDIQRSPLARASAPLIPEAYSFVSHPQIRNRGTLGGSLCHLDPASEQPCFLAAQGANLQVQGPKGTRTASIDEWPLGYMTPNLEGDEVLTRIDCDLWPRGHGWSFTEFARRQGDYAIVGVAALATCDARRRVSRVAVALCGVAAGPVRLHDLETAAVGQAADEALVEQAASVASAVEAMADAHVSSDYRQHLAGVLAARALRTAFSRMSHGESAS; encoded by the coding sequence GTGAAGCCGTGCGATTTCCAATATCACGCCCCTCGTACCGTCGAGGAGGCGATTCATCTCGCCTCCACGCTCGAGAACGCGAAGCTCTTGGCCGGAGGGCAAACGCTCCTACCCATGATGAATTTCCGCTTCGCACAACCAGAGCACGTCATCGACCTGAACACGGTCGTTGAACTTCAGGGCATCCACGTGACTGGGGCGTCGTTGCAGATCGGCGCGATGGCGCGGCAGCGAGACATCCAGCGGTCGCCGCTGGCACGTGCTTCAGCGCCCCTCATCCCCGAGGCGTACTCGTTCGTCAGCCATCCGCAAATCCGAAACCGCGGAACGCTAGGCGGAAGCTTGTGCCACCTGGACCCGGCATCTGAGCAACCCTGTTTCCTCGCGGCGCAGGGAGCGAATCTGCAGGTGCAGGGACCGAAGGGCACGCGCACGGCTTCTATCGACGAATGGCCCCTCGGCTACATGACCCCAAACCTCGAAGGCGACGAAGTGCTCACGCGCATCGATTGCGACCTGTGGCCTCGAGGCCACGGCTGGTCATTCACTGAATTCGCGCGGCGCCAAGGCGACTACGCGATTGTCGGCGTCGCGGCACTCGCGACTTGCGACGCCCGGCGAAGAGTTTCCCGGGTGGCCGTGGCGCTTTGTGGCGTGGCGGCGGGGCCCGTGCGACTGCACGACCTCGAAACGGCGGCGGTGGGTCAAGCCGCCGACGAGGCGCTGGTCGAGCAAGCTGCATCCGTCGCGAGTGCCGTCGAAGCCATGGCGGACGCGCATGTGTCGTCCGACTATCGCCAGCATCTTGCGGGCGTGCTCGCCGCAAGAGCACTGCGCACGGCTTTCAGCCGCATGTCGCATGGCGAGTCTGCATCATGA
- a CDS encoding SRPBCC family protein encodes MSLTIRSSFSLDAPINAAWTLLTDVERAAPCFPGTQLLGQNEDGSWKAHFVVKLGPMAFTFEGRFQIAEDDVETKHVLVKAQGSDKKGRGGASATVDVHLSSDAGRTVATVVSIVDLSGSVAQFGRGAGMIEALSRQLMNQFATNLQQALPTHAEPATGEVVSHAPAVAPHQSLNAGSLFFRAMVAPLKAWIGRLFGRASRAANDGSAP; translated from the coding sequence ATGTCATTGACGATCCGCTCTTCCTTTTCGCTCGATGCCCCCATCAATGCGGCTTGGACCCTGCTCACTGACGTGGAACGGGCGGCGCCATGTTTCCCGGGAACCCAACTGCTGGGGCAGAACGAAGACGGCTCGTGGAAAGCGCATTTCGTCGTGAAGCTCGGCCCGATGGCGTTCACCTTCGAGGGCCGATTCCAGATCGCAGAGGACGACGTCGAAACGAAACACGTCCTTGTGAAGGCGCAGGGCTCCGACAAGAAAGGACGCGGCGGGGCGAGTGCAACGGTCGACGTTCACCTGTCCAGCGACGCCGGGCGCACCGTTGCAACCGTAGTGTCGATCGTCGATCTGTCGGGCAGCGTTGCGCAATTCGGCCGCGGCGCCGGAATGATTGAGGCGCTCTCGCGCCAGCTGATGAACCAGTTCGCGACCAACTTGCAGCAAGCGTTGCCTACGCATGCCGAGCCCGCAACTGGCGAGGTTGTATCCCACGCTCCAGCCGTGGCGCCGCATCAATCCTTGAACGCGGGGTCCCTGTTCTTCCGGGCGATGGTCGCTCCACTGAAAGCGTGGATTGGAAGGCTGTTCGGGCGTGCCTCTCGAGCCGCGAACGATGGGTCCGCGCCGTGA
- a CDS encoding prolipoprotein diacylglyceryl transferase family protein: MTPVSSSLRPTIVLCGWRLHSFKLCGAMGLVLATALAGVLISEAGLSHWVGGGLLASGVLTFLVLAMVSKILTGREALIYYHHEVAVLASAALLLSLLALPVLPYLDLNALWLGVFLACGRCGCLMVGCCHGRPHRWGVRYGEDHAAEGFPACYVGVRLFPVQVLEALVVISIVAVGTWQFLQGRPAGTVLSTYVVSYSVARIWLEELRGDDARPHWGRFSEAQWTSLLLVAGALLGEWQGRLPWSGWHFALGAAAAVSMLVLAGTRRAQHAVLHPRHASEVADIVRRLEASQGGAVSVRRTSQSIGISTQSLGRLREARTVLYSLSRADRRLKPDEARALAGLITQLARAQPCCELRPGGHGVFHLILRDAQQPDREKGALHA, translated from the coding sequence ATGACGCCAGTGAGTTCTTCACTTCGACCGACGATCGTGCTGTGCGGCTGGCGGCTGCACAGTTTCAAGTTGTGCGGCGCCATGGGGCTCGTGCTCGCCACTGCGCTTGCCGGTGTGCTGATCTCGGAGGCCGGACTCTCGCATTGGGTGGGTGGAGGCCTTCTCGCGTCCGGGGTCCTCACTTTTCTTGTCCTTGCGATGGTGAGCAAGATCCTGACGGGCCGGGAGGCGTTGATCTACTACCACCACGAGGTGGCAGTGCTCGCCAGCGCCGCGCTCCTGTTGTCCCTGCTCGCGCTGCCGGTCCTGCCCTACCTCGACCTGAACGCCCTCTGGCTCGGCGTCTTCCTCGCCTGCGGACGCTGCGGCTGCCTGATGGTGGGCTGCTGCCACGGCAGGCCGCATCGCTGGGGCGTGCGCTACGGCGAGGACCATGCAGCCGAAGGATTTCCTGCCTGCTACGTGGGGGTGCGGCTGTTCCCGGTGCAGGTGCTCGAGGCGCTGGTCGTCATCTCGATCGTGGCCGTAGGCACCTGGCAGTTCCTGCAAGGGCGGCCGGCGGGCACCGTGCTCTCGACCTACGTCGTCAGCTATTCGGTCGCGCGCATCTGGCTCGAGGAATTGCGGGGGGACGATGCAAGGCCCCATTGGGGCCGCTTCTCCGAAGCGCAGTGGACCTCGCTGCTGCTGGTCGCGGGCGCTCTTCTCGGCGAGTGGCAGGGGCGGTTGCCATGGTCGGGCTGGCACTTCGCGCTGGGTGCGGCCGCCGCGGTGTCGATGCTGGTCCTGGCCGGGACGCGCCGCGCGCAGCATGCGGTGCTGCATCCGCGCCATGCCAGCGAGGTGGCCGACATCGTCCGGCGCCTGGAAGCATCGCAGGGGGGTGCCGTGTCGGTGCGCCGGACCTCGCAGTCCATCGGCATCTCCACGCAATCGCTGGGCCGGCTGCGCGAGGCGCGGACCGTGCTGTATTCGCTGTCACGCGCCGACCGCCGCCTGAAGCCGGACGAAGCGCGGGCGCTGGCGGGCCTGATCACGCAGCTCGCCCGTGCGCAGCCGTGCTGCGAGCTTCGGCCCGGCGGCCACGGCGTCTTCCACCTGATCCTGCGCGACGCGCAGCAGCCTGATCGAGAGAAGGGAGCCCTGCATGCCTGA
- a CDS encoding eCIS core domain-containing protein, protein MAHAVMSGKALERRASKWSAASSPGDSIRRKCASCEEEAEQLRLAPKAPAAGAPTQARVAEADAAPAAAPRGAASSLIAEDKDEAQAELTGGRMRKREFMAALRANVCATVDAGLSGTGRDSQGCPWIDHWLGYYEERSAAQLERAILKYAPEAASAASARDYIPFVTARVARSVDAWARTGEIVGMPEDLPGSAMPGGGMLGAFGGMFFKARPGGAREADPVSVRDQLGSGRSLPGAVRTRMESAFGADFAGVRLHTDAKAAQLSEQLNARAFTLGAHVAFGSGEYRPGTLVGDALMAHELAHVLQQRGHAAGPPQAKRGPADSALEKDADNAAVRAVTALWSGRQGQGDAAAKASPPRLRSGLQLQRCSGSAKKPAAAPNLQTDKALRKTWDQAFQEGLRVLDASRRKKDSEPGCRFPRGKNPQEWKFDEANWRLIDYGEEKRKYQGAFAPTKEPHVSVDELFAHLDRWECDCALFTELTWLYAWRHTLTDAEFDRKFSNLRLRPQETTGLDSDTYTSGNHELGLDERSLDSRWKDAPVGAKVVWKNTSALARGAWIYENAVKTRKGKTPAEDLYDAHPFEPDLTEEQVKRGLAEHCDDFPGNSFMVTDQVLAAVTAEGAPQDFIAALQPLKDRRIVGHENFLQQVEGPARLLSKLKRSDSTRWEAIRAKFFEATRIPATEAEKKKYVDENIIRYQLMLPK, encoded by the coding sequence GCCGTGCGTCGAAGTGGTCGGCCGCATCCTCGCCCGGGGATTCGATCCGGCGCAAGTGCGCTTCCTGCGAGGAAGAAGCGGAGCAGCTGCGACTGGCACCGAAAGCGCCGGCGGCGGGGGCACCCACGCAGGCGCGCGTCGCAGAGGCCGATGCGGCGCCAGCCGCCGCGCCCCGCGGCGCGGCATCGAGCCTGATCGCCGAAGACAAGGACGAAGCTCAAGCCGAGCTGACCGGCGGGCGCATGCGCAAGCGCGAATTCATGGCTGCATTGCGCGCCAATGTGTGCGCGACGGTGGATGCAGGCCTGAGCGGCACCGGGCGCGACTCGCAGGGCTGCCCCTGGATCGATCATTGGCTGGGCTATTACGAAGAGCGCAGCGCCGCTCAGCTTGAACGGGCCATCCTCAAGTACGCGCCCGAAGCCGCCTCCGCGGCCAGCGCGCGCGACTACATCCCGTTCGTGACGGCGCGCGTGGCACGGAGCGTGGACGCGTGGGCCCGCACGGGAGAGATCGTGGGCATGCCCGAGGACCTGCCGGGCAGCGCGATGCCCGGTGGCGGCATGCTCGGCGCGTTCGGCGGGATGTTCTTCAAGGCCCGGCCTGGGGGCGCGCGGGAAGCAGACCCGGTGTCGGTTCGCGATCAGCTCGGCAGTGGTCGTTCCCTGCCGGGCGCGGTGCGCACGCGCATGGAGTCGGCGTTCGGCGCGGACTTCGCCGGCGTACGCCTCCATACCGATGCAAAGGCGGCGCAGCTCTCGGAGCAGCTCAATGCGCGCGCGTTCACGCTCGGAGCGCATGTGGCATTCGGGTCCGGCGAGTACCGGCCCGGCACGCTGGTTGGCGATGCACTGATGGCGCATGAACTCGCGCATGTCCTGCAGCAGCGCGGCCACGCGGCCGGCCCGCCCCAGGCGAAGAGAGGCCCGGCCGACAGCGCGCTGGAAAAGGACGCCGACAACGCCGCGGTGCGTGCCGTGACGGCGTTGTGGAGCGGACGCCAGGGCCAGGGGGACGCAGCAGCCAAGGCATCACCGCCCCGCCTGCGTTCCGGCCTGCAACTGCAGCGCTGCAGCGGCAGCGCCAAGAAGCCTGCCGCCGCGCCGAATCTCCAGACCGACAAAGCCCTTCGGAAAACCTGGGACCAGGCGTTCCAGGAAGGCCTCCGCGTCCTCGATGCTTCGCGCCGCAAGAAGGACTCGGAGCCGGGCTGCAGGTTCCCAAGGGGGAAGAACCCGCAGGAATGGAAGTTCGACGAGGCGAACTGGCGCCTCATCGACTACGGCGAAGAGAAGCGCAAGTACCAGGGGGCCTTTGCGCCGACGAAGGAACCGCACGTCTCGGTCGATGAGCTGTTCGCACACCTGGACCGCTGGGAGTGCGACTGCGCGCTGTTCACCGAGCTGACGTGGTTGTACGCATGGCGCCATACGCTGACGGATGCCGAGTTCGACAGGAAGTTCAGCAATCTGCGCCTGCGGCCGCAGGAGACGACCGGACTCGATTCGGACACCTATACGAGCGGCAACCATGAACTCGGGCTCGACGAGCGAAGTCTCGATTCGCGGTGGAAGGACGCACCGGTCGGCGCGAAGGTGGTCTGGAAGAACACGAGCGCGCTCGCACGCGGCGCGTGGATCTACGAGAACGCCGTCAAGACCCGCAAGGGAAAGACACCGGCGGAAGATCTCTACGACGCGCATCCCTTCGAGCCGGACCTGACCGAGGAGCAGGTCAAGCGCGGGCTCGCCGAGCATTGCGATGACTTTCCGGGCAACTCGTTCATGGTGACCGACCAGGTCCTGGCCGCGGTGACTGCGGAAGGCGCCCCGCAGGACTTCATCGCGGCCCTCCAACCCTTGAAGGACAGGCGCATCGTCGGCCATGAAAACTTTTTGCAGCAGGTCGAAGGTCCCGCCAGGCTGTTGTCCAAGCTGAAGCGCAGCGACTCGACGCGCTGGGAGGCGATCCGCGCCAAGTTCTTTGAAGCGACGCGCATTCCGGCGACCGAAGCCGAGAAGAAGAAGTACGTTGACGAGAACATCATTCGCTACCAGCTGATGCTGCCGAAATGA